A DNA window from Moorella thermoacetica contains the following coding sequences:
- the hrcA gene encoding heat-inducible transcriptional repressor HrcA — protein sequence MRMDERKQKVLAAVIQDYILTGEPVGSRTIARRYNLGVSPATIRNEMADLEEMGLLEQPHTSAGRIPSDQGYRYYVDCLMPPAHLTPEEEEYVRRRYNQKMLEIEQVLAETTRLISEMTSYAAIALGPDQGRASLEEVQVLPIQVANKALLVAVTSTGVVEHRVLTIPEGVTPEDLNRISRVLNARLQGRALEDLRQMVLSDIYQELAQHRNLVNLVRDLLQQLLSLESGERVYRNGTLNILNQPEFKDLDRVREILSFLDQDEALRRIFMTTPSTGLTIRIGQENKIEGIDKCSVVTISYAVEGKIMGKVGLLGPTRMQYSRAISVLRCVADALSQTLEQLYR from the coding sequence ATGCGGATGGATGAGCGGAAACAGAAAGTCCTGGCAGCCGTTATCCAGGACTATATCCTTACGGGTGAACCGGTAGGTTCGCGTACCATTGCCCGGCGCTACAACCTGGGAGTCAGTCCGGCCACCATCCGGAATGAGATGGCCGACCTGGAGGAGATGGGTCTTTTGGAGCAGCCCCATACCTCAGCCGGTCGGATACCTTCGGATCAGGGTTATCGTTACTACGTCGATTGTCTGATGCCACCTGCCCATTTAACGCCGGAGGAGGAGGAGTATGTCCGCCGGCGGTACAACCAGAAGATGCTGGAAATCGAACAGGTCCTGGCGGAAACAACCCGGTTAATCTCCGAGATGACCTCTTATGCCGCCATTGCCCTGGGCCCTGACCAGGGCCGGGCTTCCCTGGAGGAGGTCCAGGTTTTACCGATCCAGGTGGCTAATAAAGCCCTGCTGGTAGCTGTTACCAGTACCGGCGTAGTGGAACACCGGGTCTTAACCATCCCGGAGGGCGTAACCCCGGAGGACCTGAACCGGATCTCCCGGGTATTAAATGCCCGCCTCCAGGGCCGGGCCCTGGAAGACCTGCGCCAGATGGTTTTAAGCGATATCTACCAGGAACTGGCCCAGCACCGGAATCTGGTTAATCTGGTCCGCGACCTGTTGCAGCAGCTTCTATCCCTGGAGAGCGGCGAAAGGGTTTACCGGAACGGGACCTTGAATATTTTAAATCAGCCCGAGTTTAAAGACCTGGACCGGGTACGGGAGATCCTCTCCTTCCTGGACCAGGACGAGGCCCTGCGGCGGATTTTTATGACCACACCCTCAACCGGTTTAACCATTCGCATCGGCCAGGAAAATAAAATTGAGGGTATTGACAAGTGCAGCGTAGTGACCATCAGCTATGCTGTAGAGGGAAAGATTATGGGCAAGGTTGGTCTCCTGGGACCGACCCGGATGCAATATTCCCGGGCCATTTCTGTTCTCCGGTGTGTTGCCGATGCTTTATCCCAGACCCTGGAGCAACTCTACCGGTAA
- the rpsU gene encoding 30S ribosomal protein S21: protein MSEVKIGKNESLDAALRRFKRICQKSGVLSEARRREHYEKPSVRRKKKSEAARKRRWH, encoded by the coding sequence TTGAGCGAGGTAAAGATTGGTAAAAACGAATCCCTTGATGCCGCTTTAAGGCGTTTCAAGAGGATTTGCCAGAAATCCGGGGTCCTTTCTGAGGCCCGGCGGCGCGAACATTACGAAAAACCGAGCGTCAGGCGCAAAAAGAAATCCGAAGCCGCCCGCAAACGTCGCTGGCACTAA
- the mtaB gene encoding tRNA (N(6)-L-threonylcarbamoyladenosine(37)-C(2))-methylthiotransferase MtaB → MPAPRVALVSLGCKVNQNEVEALKHLFQEAGYQVVPFPEEADVYVVHTCTVTHISDRKSRQLIRRAIRANPEAVVAVTGCYAQVAPGEVLAIPGVDLVVGTRDRHRLVELVARAREGTAPINAVRPHEKGETFEELPLVEVSRARAFLKIQEGCQEFCTYCIVPYARGPLRSRDPELIRAEVRRLVDAGYLEIVLTGVHTGAYGRDLAGDIDLAGLLKNLVQVPGLRRLRISSIDPLDFTPELKAVLTGEGIICPHFHIPLQSGDDAILGRMGRRYTGQYYLELIASLRSGRPGAAFTSDVMVGFPGETEAQFQNTLAVVKEASLAGIHVFPYSPRRGTPAAAMPGQVAAEVKKDRERRLLQLGRRLSRQYAREFLTQTLDVLVEGPLPGCPDCQEGLTGNYLRVAFPAPADLTGQLVPVRLQELRGSLIWGKLEKDVSDRQENGWRGRT, encoded by the coding sequence GTGCCAGCACCCCGGGTAGCCCTGGTGAGCCTGGGCTGCAAAGTCAACCAGAACGAGGTGGAGGCCCTCAAGCACCTTTTCCAGGAAGCCGGCTACCAGGTAGTCCCCTTCCCGGAAGAGGCCGACGTCTACGTCGTCCACACCTGTACCGTCACCCATATCAGCGACCGCAAGTCGCGCCAGCTGATTCGCCGGGCCATCCGGGCTAACCCGGAGGCGGTGGTCGCCGTTACCGGTTGCTATGCCCAGGTGGCGCCGGGGGAAGTCCTGGCTATCCCCGGCGTCGACCTCGTGGTGGGAACCAGGGACCGGCACCGCCTGGTTGAACTGGTTGCCAGGGCCAGGGAGGGAACTGCCCCTATAAACGCCGTCAGGCCCCACGAAAAAGGGGAAACCTTCGAAGAGCTGCCCCTGGTGGAGGTCAGCCGGGCCCGGGCTTTCCTGAAGATCCAGGAGGGTTGCCAGGAGTTCTGCACCTACTGCATTGTCCCTTATGCCCGCGGGCCTTTACGTAGCCGCGACCCGGAACTCATCCGGGCGGAGGTGAGGCGTTTGGTTGATGCAGGTTACCTGGAGATTGTCCTGACCGGTGTGCATACCGGGGCTTACGGCCGTGACCTGGCGGGAGATATCGATCTGGCTGGCCTTTTGAAAAATCTCGTACAGGTGCCGGGTCTCAGGCGCCTGCGCATCAGTTCCATCGATCCCCTGGACTTTACCCCGGAGCTCAAGGCCGTTTTGACGGGTGAAGGGATTATCTGCCCCCACTTCCATATCCCCCTCCAGAGTGGCGACGATGCCATCCTGGGCAGGATGGGCCGGCGTTATACCGGCCAGTACTACCTTGAGCTCATTGCCAGCCTGCGCTCGGGCCGGCCCGGGGCGGCCTTCACCAGCGACGTCATGGTCGGTTTTCCCGGAGAAACAGAGGCCCAGTTTCAAAATACCCTGGCCGTCGTTAAGGAGGCCAGCCTGGCTGGCATCCACGTCTTTCCCTATTCCCCCCGCCGGGGTACACCGGCGGCAGCCATGCCCGGCCAGGTGGCGGCAGAGGTAAAGAAAGATCGTGAAAGGCGCCTGCTGCAACTCGGCCGGCGCCTCAGCCGCCAGTACGCCCGGGAATTTCTAACTCAAACCCTGGACGTCCTGGTAGAAGGGCCCCTCCCCGGTTGCCCGGACTGCCAGGAGGGCCTCACAGGCAACTATCTTCGGGTAGCCTTCCCGGCGCCGGCTGACCTCACCGGCCAGCTGGTACCAGTCAGGCTGCAGGAGTTGCGCGGGAGTTTAATTTGGGGTAAATTAGAAAAAGATGTTAGCGACAGGCAGGAAAATGGCTGGCGAGGGAGAACTTAA
- a CDS encoding histidine triad nucleotide-binding protein → MAEDCIFCQIAAGKIPSEVVYQDDRVVAFKDIRPVAPVHILIIPRKHIPDLTAITPEDGDLIGYIHLVAVKLAREFGLADRGFRVVNNCKEEGGQAVYHLHFHLLGGRQLQILG, encoded by the coding sequence GTGGCTGAAGATTGTATCTTTTGCCAGATAGCGGCAGGTAAGATCCCTTCAGAAGTGGTCTACCAGGACGACCGGGTTGTAGCCTTTAAAGATATCCGGCCGGTAGCCCCGGTCCACATCCTGATTATCCCCAGGAAGCATATCCCTGACCTGACGGCCATTACACCGGAGGATGGCGACCTCATCGGTTATATACACCTGGTGGCCGTAAAGCTGGCCCGCGAGTTCGGCCTTGCCGACCGGGGCTTCCGGGTGGTAAATAACTGCAAAGAGGAAGGCGGCCAGGCCGTTTATCACCTCCACTTCCATCTCCTGGGTGGCCGGCAGCTGCAGATCCTGGGTTGA
- the grpE gene encoding nucleotide exchange factor GrpE, whose amino-acid sequence MKDEMTCPEPGPGAAAPETTGAGTTGDEPVPAKGGAGPEQAEAMDAAGEIVNLTEEINSLRAEVENKTAALAELQQRYLRLQADFDNYRKRTRREQEELTRMAAARLITSLLPVLDNLERALAAVTDNKAEGLATGVEMTLRQLKEILEQEGLTPIAALGQPFNPELHEAVAREETENPEQANMVVAEFRRGYTLKGKLLRPAMVKVAVAGATVKENGQEVDKDE is encoded by the coding sequence ATGAAGGATGAAATGACCTGTCCGGAACCGGGACCGGGTGCGGCTGCCCCGGAGACAACAGGAGCCGGTACTACCGGAGACGAACCTGTACCCGCAAAGGGCGGGGCAGGACCGGAACAGGCGGAGGCCATGGACGCAGCCGGTGAAATTGTAAATTTGACGGAGGAAATCAATAGCCTGCGGGCGGAGGTAGAAAATAAGACTGCGGCCCTGGCCGAACTGCAACAGCGCTATTTGCGGTTGCAGGCGGATTTTGATAACTATCGCAAGCGCACCCGCCGGGAACAGGAGGAACTGACCCGGATGGCTGCCGCCCGGCTGATTACCAGCCTGTTGCCGGTGCTGGATAACCTGGAACGCGCCCTGGCGGCGGTGACGGATAACAAGGCTGAAGGCTTGGCCACGGGGGTAGAAATGACCCTGCGCCAGTTAAAGGAGATCCTGGAGCAGGAGGGATTAACCCCGATTGCGGCCCTGGGCCAGCCCTTTAACCCGGAATTGCATGAAGCCGTGGCCAGGGAGGAGACGGAAAACCCGGAGCAGGCCAACATGGTGGTGGCAGAGTTCCGCCGCGGTTATACCTTGAAGGGCAAGCTTTTACGGCCGGCCATGGTAAAAGTAGCCGTAGCCGGAGCAACCGTTAAGGAAAACGGACAGGAGGTAGATAAAGATGAGTAA
- a CDS encoding 16S rRNA (uracil(1498)-N(3))-methyltransferase, translated as MAHHFFLPIVVAPGETVLLEGENAHHAIRVLRLRQGESITLADSNGQGYRAEIVAITEGRVAAAIKDPLDSPEPRVRVTLYQGWPKGDKMDLIIEKCTELGVDRIVVLATERSIPRPDQQTCARRRERWQQKAHAAARQSRRHRIPVVDGPLGLAEALVKLRPDTLLLVPWEEERTRDLKSILATVPADRELALLIGPEGGLSRAEVDLACRFGGLPLTLGPRILRTETAGLACLAAIMYAMGELG; from the coding sequence ATGGCCCACCATTTTTTTCTACCAATAGTGGTCGCCCCCGGAGAGACAGTCCTCCTGGAAGGCGAAAACGCCCACCACGCCATCCGCGTCCTGCGCCTCCGGCAGGGAGAGAGTATCACCCTGGCTGATAGCAACGGCCAGGGATACAGGGCGGAAATTGTAGCCATCACTGAAGGCCGGGTGGCAGCTGCCATCAAAGACCCCCTGGACAGCCCGGAGCCCAGGGTCAGGGTCACCCTTTACCAGGGCTGGCCCAAAGGGGATAAAATGGATTTAATTATCGAGAAATGCACAGAACTAGGTGTGGACAGGATTGTCGTCCTGGCAACGGAGCGCTCTATCCCCCGGCCGGACCAGCAGACTTGTGCCCGGCGCCGGGAGCGCTGGCAGCAAAAGGCCCACGCCGCAGCCCGCCAGAGCCGCCGCCACCGCATCCCGGTAGTGGACGGTCCCCTGGGGCTGGCCGAGGCCCTGGTTAAACTCCGGCCGGACACCCTGTTACTGGTCCCCTGGGAAGAAGAACGCACCCGGGACCTGAAGTCCATCCTGGCTACCGTTCCGGCGGACCGGGAACTGGCCCTGCTTATTGGCCCCGAAGGAGGCCTGAGCCGGGCCGAAGTTGACCTGGCCTGCCGGTTCGGTGGTTTACCCCTCACCCTGGGCCCCCGCATCTTGAGGACGGAGACGGCCGGACTGGCCTGCCTGGCGGCCATTATGTACGCCATGGGGGAACTGGGGTAG
- the yqfC gene encoding sporulation protein YqfC: MAKHSLRRRLAARVRHIEKSVTEFLDLPPEAALDLPRLTLVGNSRLLLENHRGIVTYKPDLVKLKLTAGELEIKGTGLFLREIKPDAIALEGTIRSLEFC; encoded by the coding sequence ATGGCCAAGCACAGTTTACGTCGCCGGCTGGCCGCCAGGGTCAGGCATATAGAAAAATCGGTAACCGAATTTCTCGATCTACCCCCGGAGGCGGCCCTGGATTTACCGCGCTTAACCCTGGTTGGCAACAGCCGCCTGCTATTGGAAAACCACCGGGGTATCGTCACCTACAAGCCTGACCTGGTGAAGTTAAAACTAACCGCCGGGGAACTGGAGATTAAAGGAACAGGCCTCTTTCTCCGGGAGATTAAGCCTGACGCCATCGCCCTGGAAGGCACCATCCGTTCCCTCGAGTTTTGCTAG
- a CDS encoding PhoH family protein, protein MIKPLADIYEVKLTTGNNGEAANIFGHQDENLKFIESHTPARIIARGNEITLSGDRREVQVLEKLFWQLIKLARAGTTINTATINYTWNLVRRQDGSQDQPDLAQALGEVIYVTPRGKQIRPKTLGQLRYIQAMRRYDIVFGIGPAGTGKTYLAVVMAVNALRARSVERIILARPAVEAGEKLGFLPGDLQEKVNPYLRPLYDGLYDVLGLETAQKYMEKNIIEVAPLAYMRGRTLDDAFIILDEAQNTTSEQMKMFLTRIGFGSRAVITGDITQVDLPRETTSGLVEVQRILKGIEGIAIEYLTEADVVRHPLVQEIIKAYERSDQMCHGSG, encoded by the coding sequence ATGATCAAACCATTGGCCGATATTTATGAAGTAAAACTCACCACCGGCAATAACGGTGAGGCGGCCAACATCTTTGGCCACCAGGATGAAAACCTGAAATTTATTGAGAGCCACACGCCGGCCCGGATTATCGCCCGGGGTAACGAAATAACCTTAAGCGGCGACCGGCGGGAAGTCCAGGTGCTGGAAAAGCTTTTCTGGCAACTAATAAAACTCGCCCGGGCGGGAACAACCATCAATACAGCAACCATCAACTACACCTGGAACCTGGTCCGCAGGCAGGACGGCAGCCAGGATCAGCCGGACCTGGCCCAGGCTCTGGGTGAAGTGATTTATGTTACCCCCCGGGGTAAGCAGATCCGGCCCAAGACCCTGGGACAATTGCGTTATATTCAGGCCATGCGCCGTTATGATATCGTCTTTGGTATCGGCCCGGCCGGTACCGGTAAAACCTACCTGGCAGTAGTTATGGCCGTCAATGCCCTGAGGGCGCGCAGCGTAGAAAGGATCATCCTGGCCCGACCGGCAGTAGAAGCGGGAGAGAAGCTGGGCTTCCTCCCCGGCGACCTGCAGGAAAAGGTCAATCCCTACCTGCGCCCCCTTTATGACGGCCTTTATGACGTTTTAGGACTGGAAACGGCACAAAAGTATATGGAAAAAAATATTATAGAAGTAGCGCCCCTGGCCTATATGCGGGGACGGACCCTGGACGACGCCTTTATCATCCTGGATGAGGCCCAGAATACTACTTCCGAACAAATGAAAATGTTCCTGACCAGGATCGGCTTCGGCTCCAGGGCGGTAATCACCGGCGATATCACCCAGGTGGATCTGCCCCGGGAGACAACCTCCGGCCTGGTGGAAGTCCAGAGGATTTTAAAGGGCATTGAAGGCATTGCCATCGAGTATTTAACGGAAGCCGATGTGGTTCGGCATCCCCTGGTCCAGGAGATCATCAAGGCCTACGAGAGGAGTGACCAGATGTGCCATGGCAGCGGTTAG
- the dnaK gene encoding molecular chaperone DnaK has protein sequence MSKVIGIDLGTTNSCVAVMEGGEAVVIPNAEGGRTTPSVVAFTKEGERIVGQVAKRQAITNPDRTVISIKRHMGTNYKVKIDNKEYTPQEISAMILQKLKADAEAYLGEKVTQAVITVPAYFTDSQRQATKDAGRIAGLEVLRIINEPTAASLAYGLDKGEDQTILVYDLGGGTFDVSILELGDGVFEVKATSGNNRLGGDDFDQRIMDYLVDICRREHGVDLTQDKMAMQRLKEAAEKAKIELSGMTSTNINLPFISATPNGPVHLDVNLTRAKFEELIADLVEKTVGPTRQALADAGLEPKDIDKVLLVGGSTRVPLVQETVRKILGQEPHKGINPDECVALGAAIQGGVLAGEVKDVLLLDVTPLSLGIETLGGVFTKLIERNTTIPTSKSQIFSTAADNQTTVEIHVLQGERAMAADNKTLGRFQLTGIPPAPRGVPQIEVKFDIDANGIVHVSAKDLGTGKQQAITITSSSGLSEEEIQRMVKEAEASAEADRRRKEEIETRNQADSLIYQAERTLKEFKDKADQNDVDRIEKAKKELQEVLDSKNNDKIKEKMEALSQALYTLTTKVYQQAGAQAGAQGQGAAGGQKQDGNVYDADYKVVDDDKKE, from the coding sequence ATGAGTAAAGTAATCGGTATTGACCTTGGTACGACTAACTCCTGCGTGGCCGTCATGGAAGGCGGTGAGGCAGTAGTTATTCCCAATGCCGAAGGCGGCCGGACCACTCCTTCCGTGGTCGCCTTTACCAAAGAGGGCGAGCGGATCGTGGGCCAGGTGGCCAAACGCCAGGCCATAACCAATCCTGACCGGACGGTAATATCCATTAAGCGGCATATGGGGACCAACTACAAGGTAAAAATTGATAATAAAGAGTATACGCCGCAGGAGATCTCAGCCATGATCCTGCAGAAACTGAAAGCCGACGCGGAAGCCTACCTGGGCGAAAAGGTTACCCAGGCCGTCATCACCGTGCCGGCTTACTTCACCGACAGCCAGCGCCAGGCAACCAAGGACGCCGGGCGCATTGCCGGCCTGGAAGTCCTGCGCATCATCAACGAACCGACAGCAGCTTCCCTGGCCTATGGCCTGGATAAAGGCGAGGACCAGACCATCCTGGTTTACGACCTGGGCGGCGGCACCTTTGATGTTTCCATCCTGGAGCTGGGAGACGGCGTCTTTGAGGTTAAAGCCACCAGCGGTAATAACCGCCTGGGAGGCGACGACTTCGACCAGCGAATAATGGACTATCTGGTGGATATCTGCCGCCGCGAGCATGGCGTTGACCTGACCCAGGATAAGATGGCCATGCAGCGCCTGAAGGAGGCTGCCGAGAAAGCCAAGATTGAGCTTTCCGGCATGACCAGCACCAATATCAACCTGCCCTTTATCTCGGCGACGCCCAACGGCCCCGTCCACCTGGATGTCAACCTGACCCGGGCCAAGTTTGAGGAACTCATCGCCGACCTGGTAGAGAAGACCGTGGGTCCGACCAGGCAGGCCCTGGCCGATGCCGGCCTGGAACCCAAAGATATCGATAAAGTATTGCTGGTAGGCGGTTCCACCCGGGTGCCCCTGGTACAGGAGACGGTGCGCAAGATCTTGGGCCAGGAGCCCCATAAAGGCATCAACCCCGACGAATGTGTTGCCCTGGGAGCGGCTATCCAGGGAGGCGTCCTTGCCGGTGAGGTCAAAGACGTGCTGCTGCTGGACGTCACGCCCCTTTCTCTGGGCATTGAAACCCTGGGCGGCGTGTTTACCAAACTCATTGAGCGCAATACAACCATTCCTACTTCCAAGAGCCAGATCTTCTCCACTGCCGCCGACAACCAGACTACGGTGGAGATTCATGTCCTCCAGGGCGAGCGGGCTATGGCCGCTGATAACAAGACCCTGGGCCGCTTCCAGCTGACGGGGATCCCTCCGGCGCCCCGGGGAGTGCCCCAGATTGAGGTCAAGTTCGACATTGACGCCAATGGTATCGTCCACGTCTCGGCCAAGGATCTGGGTACCGGCAAACAGCAGGCCATTACCATCACCTCGTCCAGCGGCCTGAGCGAGGAAGAGATCCAGCGCATGGTCAAGGAAGCCGAGGCTTCGGCTGAGGCCGACCGCCGCCGTAAGGAAGAGATCGAGACCCGCAACCAGGCGGACTCCCTCATCTACCAGGCCGAGCGCACCTTGAAGGAGTTCAAGGACAAAGCCGACCAGAATGATGTAGACCGCATCGAAAAGGCGAAGAAAGAGCTCCAGGAGGTCCTGGACAGCAAGAATAATGACAAGATCAAAGAAAAGATGGAGGCCCTCTCCCAGGCCCTTTATACCCTGACCACCAAGGTGTACCAGCAGGCTGGTGCTCAAGCCGGAGCCCAGGGCCAGGGCGCGGCCGGCGGCCAGAAACAGGACGGTAACGTCTACGACGCTGACTATAAAGTCGTCGACGACGACAAGAAAGAATAG
- the dnaJ gene encoding molecular chaperone DnaJ has protein sequence MAKRDYYEVLGVSRDASEAEIKKAYRQLARKYHPDMNPGDKEAEEKFKEVQEAYEVLSNAEKRARYDQFGHAGTEAGGGPGFGGFDFGGAGADFGFGDIFDMFFGGGFGGAARRQGPQRGDDLRLDLEISFEEAAFGVEKEVGIPRQEKCPECGGSGAAPGTHPKTCPTCHGTGQIRIAQRTPLGQFQTIRTCHQCHGQGTIIETPCPRCRGRGVVQRTRKIRVKIPPGVDTGARLRMAGEGESGLRGGPPGDLYIYINVRPHKLFRRDGYDVFCEVPVSMVQAALGDSIKVPTLDGKEELHIPPGTQSGTSFRLKGKGIPRLNGVGRGDQHVRIHVETPTNLNEKQKELLREFARLYGSEPRGAREQDKGFFRKVKDAFMG, from the coding sequence ATGGCTAAGCGCGATTACTACGAGGTCCTGGGGGTTTCCCGGGACGCCTCGGAGGCGGAGATCAAGAAGGCTTACCGCCAGCTGGCGCGCAAATACCACCCGGATATGAACCCCGGGGATAAAGAGGCCGAAGAAAAGTTTAAAGAAGTTCAGGAAGCCTACGAAGTCCTCAGTAACGCCGAAAAGCGGGCCCGTTACGACCAGTTCGGCCACGCCGGTACCGAGGCTGGCGGTGGGCCCGGATTCGGCGGTTTTGACTTTGGCGGCGCCGGGGCCGATTTTGGCTTCGGCGATATCTTTGACATGTTCTTTGGTGGAGGTTTCGGCGGTGCGGCCCGGCGTCAGGGCCCCCAGCGAGGCGATGACCTGCGCCTGGACCTGGAGATCTCCTTTGAGGAAGCCGCCTTCGGCGTAGAGAAGGAGGTAGGCATCCCCCGCCAGGAGAAATGTCCGGAGTGTGGCGGTAGCGGGGCGGCGCCCGGCACCCACCCGAAGACCTGTCCCACCTGCCACGGGACTGGACAGATTCGTATCGCCCAGCGGACGCCCCTGGGCCAGTTCCAGACCATTCGCACCTGCCACCAGTGCCACGGCCAGGGGACGATCATTGAGACGCCCTGTCCCAGGTGTCGCGGCCGGGGCGTAGTCCAGCGCACCCGCAAGATCAGGGTCAAAATTCCTCCCGGCGTGGATACCGGCGCCCGGTTACGCATGGCCGGCGAGGGCGAGAGCGGCCTGCGCGGCGGCCCGCCCGGGGATCTCTATATCTATATAAACGTCCGGCCCCATAAGCTCTTCCGGCGGGACGGCTACGACGTTTTCTGCGAAGTACCGGTTTCCATGGTCCAGGCCGCCCTGGGTGACAGTATCAAAGTACCCACCCTGGACGGCAAAGAAGAGCTGCATATCCCGCCCGGTACCCAGAGCGGTACCAGTTTCCGCCTGAAGGGCAAGGGCATACCCCGCCTAAACGGAGTCGGCCGGGGCGACCAGCACGTCCGCATCCACGTCGAGACCCCGACCAACCTCAACGAAAAGCAGAAAGAATTATTGCGGGAATTTGCCCGGCTCTACGGCAGCGAACCCCGTGGCGCCAGGGAACAGGACAAAGGCTTTTTCAGAAAGGTAAAGGACGCCTTTATGGGTTAG